The following proteins come from a genomic window of Diorhabda sublineata isolate icDioSubl1.1 chromosome 7, icDioSubl1.1, whole genome shotgun sequence:
- the LOC130446369 gene encoding protein YIF1B-B: MNYNANTGGRPSLGRKLKRVPATMPQQPNMYPTLDPGMNNFQQGYTSMDTPPQVTSTPNISSQRQNLNQPFNINPLASGTPNISVLGQPVVQDMALQYGQQLAGAGTTMLKNEVEKIVPISKLKYYFAVDTKYVISKMLLLFFPFTHKDWSVKYEQESPIQPRYEINAPDLYIPVMGYVTYVVTAGLVLGMQNRFSPEQIGILASSALAWWVVELAIYSGTLYVIQVQISLRTLDLLAYSGYKFVGTIFSIAVSLIAGRLGYYVCLVYSSFALAFFLVRSLKVQVLSESVQETSYYGSRATTTGHKRRRYFLLFLAAVQPVLSWWLSFHLLAKESA, encoded by the exons atgaactACAACGCAAATACTGGTGGTAGACCAT ccCTTGGCAGAAAATTAAAGAGAGTGCCGGCTACCATGCCCCAACAGCCGAATATGTATCCGACTTTAGATCCCGGAATGAATAACTTTCAACAAG GATATACTTCAATGGATACACCTCCACAGGTTACAAGTACTCCGAATATTTCATCTCAAAGGCAAAACTTGAACCAACCATTCAACATAAATCCATTAGCTAGTGGAACCCCAAACATTAGTGTTTTGGGACAACCAGTAGTACAAGATATGGCTCTACAGTATGGGCAACag TTAGCAGGTGCTGGAACAACAATGTTAAAAaatgaagttgaaaaaattgtacctatatcaaaattaaaatattattttgctGTTGATACCAAATATGTTATTTCTAAGATGTTATTGCTGTTTTTTCCATTTACTCATAAG GATTGGTCAGTGAAATATGAACAGGAAAGTCCTATACAACCCCGTTATGAAATCAATGCTCCTGATTTGTATATACCAGTAATGGGTTATGTAACTTATGTAGTAACTGCCGGTTTAGTACTAGGGATGCAAAATAGGTTTAGCCCAGAGCAAATAGGAATTTTGGCATCATCTGCGTTAGCTTGGTGGGTTGTTGAACTGGCTATTTACAGTGGCACAtt GTATGTTATACAAGTACAAATCAGTCTTAGGACTTTAGATTTATTGGCTTATTCAGGTTACAAGTTTGTAGGGACTATTTTTAGTATTGCTGTCAGCCTTATAGCAGGAAGATTAGGATACTATGTATGTCTAGTTTATTCCAGTTTCGCTTTGGCATTCTTCCTTGTAAGGAGTCTCAAG gtTCAAGTGTTATCTGAAAGTGTCCAGGAAACAAGTTATTATGGATCCAGAGCAACTACAACTGGACACAAGAGACGTCGATATTTCCTCTTATTTTTGGCCGCTGTCCAACCCGTATTATCTTGGTGGTTGTCATTTCACTTATTAGCTAAGGAAAGTGCTTag